A genomic segment from Nicotiana sylvestris chromosome 1, ASM39365v2, whole genome shotgun sequence encodes:
- the LOC104247273 gene encoding protein TIFY 3B-like codes for MYCSSKVANNFLKIEKFNKNFDSQKQINESKLKGIGNNGSHRRMSALELAILPGIMHDTQLPVSQREKSESEQLTIFYAGIVHVYDNLPVEKAQSIMDFARESSLFSGSTNVKFPPKEAEPTQISQVPFACKFQAELPIARRKSLKRFFEKRHNRIISKHPYASPVITQHEDECDDQSGNYSLKEKNS; via the exons ATGTATTGCAGCTCCAAAGTGGCAAATAATTTCTTGAAGATTGAAAAGTTTAATAAGAACTTCGATTCTCAGAAGCAAATTaatgaaagcaaattaaaaggtATAGGTAATAATGGTAGTCACAGAAGGATGTCTGCTCTAGAGTTGGCAATTTTACCAGGAATCAT GCATGATACTCAGCTTCCTGTTTCACAAAGAGAGAAGTCTGAATCAGAACAGTTAACAATATTCTATGCTGGGATTGTACATGTTTATGACAATCTTCCTGTTGAAAAG GCACAGTCTATTATGGATTTTGCACGTGAAAGTTCATTGTTCTCTGGTTCTACTAATGTAAAATTTCCCCCCAAAGAAGCTGAACCAACTCAGATATCCCAAGTTCCATTTGCGTGCAAGTTCCAAGCAG AACTGCCAATTGCTAGAAGGAAATCCCTGAAGAGATTTTTCGAAAAACGCCATAACAG GATTATAAGTAAACACCCTTATGCCTCTCCTGTTATTACTCAACATGAAGATGAATGTGATGATCAGAGTGGAAATTATAGTTTGAAGGAAAAGAATAGTTAG
- the LOC104247274 gene encoding probable sodium/metabolite cotransporter BASS2, chloroplastic, with amino-acid sequence MPDQVTSTVSQESNINIQIQFTAMAISLCFTPLTSNPKHHPRIPLYKPINPITLTSPKILSPDLKTIIKCVPENSQNLALISAKPRWENWLSTAANLFPVYVTVGGFVACLKPSTFSWFVNSGPTSYSLALWFIMLAMGLTLEVKELINLLLQRPLSILFGCAAQYTIMPALGMILSKILVLSPSISVGLILLACSPGGTASNVVTLIAQGDVPLSIVMTACTTIGAVLLTPSLTKILAGTYVPVDALKLSISTLQVVVAPLLVGSYMQHKFPKAVKLVTPFAPLLAVLATSLVASSIFSENVGRLRSSVVGISFSSDLSLLNRAQNVLTSEFGLVVVSVALLHFAGFFVGYLSAALAGFGEPQRRAVSIEVGMQNSALAVVLATSHFSSPAVALPAATSAIVMNLMGSCLGFFWRCINPTQPRSSLELADK; translated from the exons ATGCCCGATCAAGTTACTAGTACTGTATCACAAGAATCCAATATCAACATCCAAATTCAATTCACAGCTATGGCGATATCTCTTTGCTTCACTCCACTCACTTCCAATCCAAAACACCATCCAAGAATTCCCCTTTATAAACCCATCAACCCCATTACTCTAACAAGTCCAAAGATTCTAAGCCCAGATCTTAAGACAATAATTAAATGTGTTCCTGAAAATTCTCAGAATCTTGCTTTGATTTCAGCAAAACCCAGATGGGAAAATTGGTTGTCAACTGCAGCCAACCTTTTCCCTGTCTATGTAACGGTTGGTGGGTTTGTTGCCTGCTTAAAGCCATCAACTTTTTCATGGTTTGTGAATTCTGGTCCTACTTCATATAGTTTGGCTCTTTGGTTTATTATGCTTGCAATGGGTCTTACATTGGAGGTCAAAGAGTTAATCAACTTGTTGTTGCAAAGGCCTCTTTCT ATTCTATTTGGTTGTGCTGCTCAATATACAATTATGCCAGCCTTGGGAATGATTCTCAGCAAAATTTTGGTTCTCTCTCCTTCAATTTCGGTTGGTCTAATATTGCTTGCTTGTAGCCCAGGAGGTACAGCGTCCAACGTG GTAACCTTAATTGCACAAGGAGATGTTCCTTTATCAATAGTGATGACAGCATGCACCACAATTGGTGCAGTGCTTCTCACTCCCTCCTTGACGAAGATTCTTGCAGGAACCTATGTTCCTGTGGATGCTCTGAAGCTTTCCATCAGCACGCTCCAG GTTGTGGTTGCTCCACTTCTTGTAGGTTCTTATATGCAGCACAAATTTCCGAAGGCGGTGAAACTTGTCACACCTTTTGCTCCCCTTCTAGCAGTCTTAGCTACTTCTCTTGTTGCTTCCAG TATATTCTCCGAAAATGTTGGGCGTCTAAGATCTTCTGTGGTTGGCATATCATTCTCTTCCGATTTGTCTCTGCTCAATCGTGCTCAGAATGTGCTAACTAGTGAATTTGGGCTTGTTGTGGTATCTGTAGCATTGCTTCATTTTGCTGGTTTCTTTGTTGG GTATCTATCTGCTGCTTTGGCTGGTTTTGGCGAACCTCAAAGACGGGCTGTATCCATTGAG GTGGGCATGCAAAATTCGGCCTTGGCTGTGGTTTTAGCAACCTCCCATTTCTCTTCACCAGCAGTTGCACTACCTGCTGCAACTTCAGCTATTGTAATGAATTTAATGGGAAGTTGTTTAGGTTTCTTTTGGAGATGTATCAACCCTACTCAACCAAGGAGTAGTCTTGAACTGGCTGATAAATAA